The Anaplasmataceae bacterium AB001_6 genome has a segment encoding these proteins:
- a CDS encoding adenylyltransferase/cytidyltransferase family protein → MQDNKYDYVVFIGRIQPLHLGHLYVLQKALHVAHRVIVLLGSSNLPPSCHNPWSFVERKNMLLNSLKEELVYRIHILPINDYTYDDQIWIQNVKNSIHSVIRTNDNVALIGMNKDETSYYLKLFPEFKFVAIDYFFKGINATDIRDKYLCKGDIDDSLLPKYVTDFLSEFKCNDTYKLLMNERNLLLEHHNFTSKYNLEAFFCIFHEDKFIVIKSKFQSDLHTLPCSYITDLQDFYECINKEFSYLKQQDLQILHDNAKYLDYIFLSRYRKKYSNIDAVLFYAEIDETLFASILDKNIRYSCISTEKLTVCDFYGDIFFILRKASRLIFHFLQIDDD, encoded by the coding sequence ATGCAAGACAATAAGTATGATTATGTGGTTTTTATAGGACGTATACAACCTTTGCATTTAGGGCATCTATACGTATTGCAAAAGGCTTTGCATGTTGCCCACAGAGTGATTGTTTTATTAGGTTCGTCTAATTTACCTCCATCTTGTCATAACCCTTGGAGCTTTGTGGAGCGTAAGAATATGCTACTCAATTCTTTAAAGGAAGAATTAGTTTATAGAATACATATTTTACCTATTAATGATTATACATATGATGATCAAATTTGGATTCAAAATGTTAAAAATAGCATTCATTCTGTGATACGCACAAATGATAATGTTGCTTTGATTGGCATGAACAAAGATGAAACATCATATTATCTAAAATTATTCCCAGAATTCAAATTTGTTGCCATAGACTATTTTTTTAAAGGCATAAATGCAACTGATATAAGAGATAAATATTTATGCAAAGGGGATATTGATGATTCTCTTCTGCCCAAATATGTCACTGACTTTCTTAGTGAATTTAAATGCAATGATACATATAAATTACTAATGAATGAAAGAAATTTACTGCTCGAACATCACAATTTTACTTCTAAATATAATTTAGAGGCATTTTTCTGTATTTTTCATGAAGATAAATTTATTGTGATAAAGAGTAAATTTCAGAGTGATTTACACACTTTACCATGTTCTTATATTACCGATTTACAGGATTTTTATGAATGTATAAATAAAGAATTTTCATATTTAAAACAACAAGATCTGCAAATTTTACATGATAATGCTAAATATCTAGATTACATCTTTTTGTCACGCTATAGAAAAAAATATAGCAATATTGATGCCGTACTATTTTATGCGGAAATTGATGAAACTTTATTTGCCTCTATTCTAGATAAGAATATACGTTATTCTTGCATATCTACAGAAAAATTAACAGTTTGTGATTTTTATGGAGATATATTCTTTATTTTACGCAAAGCATCGAGACTTATATTTCATTTTTTACAAATAGATGATGATTAA
- a CDS encoding dicarboxylate/amino acid:cation symporter: MEKKSANDNVTRNVLLALIAGLLLGSLIGEYAKYFELPAMLFIRALKMIIVPTVFFSITNAIVTNKSGGNILKISAKGIVLYTITSFCAAIIGISFGVLTKNIIPIKIEPSGLSVSNNDSILNTDLSSILLNIIPLNPVKSFANGNLIQIIFFSIIIGFSIRKIKKMEILSKLIYECNNVVMNIVTFIIKLSPIGIFSLITWIVGTQDKTLLVSLARIIMIMVAASIAQFVIVYSTLIIYKRIPYIKFLKGLFPIQIMAFTTTSSNATLPFSIKISTEKLKISKDTANIILPLGATMNMDGLVLFITSTTVLLMHASGLTMGLNEYAVLCISAVLISVGTAGVPNVGLISLSAILGMFSLNIDIFSLFASIDRFRDMISTTVNVSGDVVIAKFLDSDSDTSKSKKIDSH; this comes from the coding sequence ATGGAAAAAAAGTCTGCAAATGATAATGTCACACGCAATGTTCTACTGGCATTAATAGCAGGGTTATTGCTTGGAAGTTTAATTGGCGAGTATGCAAAATATTTTGAATTGCCTGCAATGCTTTTCATTAGAGCATTGAAAATGATAATAGTTCCAACAGTTTTTTTCTCAATAACCAATGCAATTGTAACCAACAAAAGTGGTGGTAACATACTCAAAATATCAGCTAAAGGGATAGTTCTATATACTATCACATCGTTTTGTGCAGCGATAATAGGAATATCTTTTGGAGTGTTAACAAAGAATATAATTCCAATAAAGATAGAACCTAGCGGTCTTTCTGTATCCAATAATGATTCCATATTGAACACAGATTTATCCTCAATTTTACTGAACATAATCCCACTAAATCCCGTTAAATCATTTGCAAATGGAAATCTGATACAAATAATATTCTTTAGCATAATTATTGGCTTTAGCATTAGAAAGATTAAAAAGATGGAAATCTTGAGCAAGCTAATATATGAGTGTAATAATGTAGTAATGAATATAGTAACTTTCATAATTAAGTTATCACCGATTGGGATATTTTCACTAATCACATGGATAGTAGGAACTCAGGATAAAACATTGCTTGTGTCATTAGCTAGAATCATAATGATAATGGTAGCTGCATCCATTGCGCAATTTGTCATTGTTTATAGTACTTTGATAATCTATAAACGAATACCTTATATAAAATTTTTAAAAGGTTTATTTCCAATCCAGATCATGGCATTTACAACAACTAGCAGTAATGCAACTCTACCCTTTAGCATCAAAATAAGTACCGAAAAATTAAAAATATCAAAAGACACGGCAAATATAATATTGCCTCTGGGGGCAACCATGAATATGGATGGATTGGTATTATTTATCACAAGTACTACTGTTTTATTGATGCATGCCTCTGGTTTAACAATGGGCCTCAATGAATACGCTGTTTTATGTATATCTGCTGTGTTAATATCTGTGGGAACTGCAGGTGTCCCCAATGTTGGATTAATATCGCTATCTGCCATATTAGGAATGTTCAGCCTGAATATAGATATATTCTCCTTATTTGCAAGCATTGATAGATTCCGAGATATGATAAGTACAACTGTTAATGTTTCAGGAGATGTGGTAATAGCAAAATTCTTGGATTCAGATTCAGATACATCTAAAAGCAAAAAGATTGATAGCCACTAA
- a CDS encoding flagellar basal body L-ring protein: protein MNDVKNGGPQLSDINVIVDTEGENEIHNGKRYRYNSLWKENSSVMFQSTRPGKIGDIIKVKIRTNDRAKLENETEQDRTSNDQLPMPNILGTANPLQEAFNTPNALGISSTKSTYGNATIDRKETISTEVGVTVTKVLNNGNLIVEGSQEMLVNTELRRISINGVVRPDDIAMDNTIDASQIAELRVMYGGRGVISDIQRPKIGSQILDILSPF, encoded by the coding sequence ATGAATGATGTAAAAAATGGAGGACCACAATTATCTGATATCAACGTAATTGTCGATACAGAAGGAGAAAATGAGATTCATAATGGAAAAAGATATCGTTATAATTCATTGTGGAAAGAAAATTCATCAGTAATGTTTCAAAGCACTAGACCAGGTAAAATTGGCGATATAATAAAGGTGAAAATAAGAACTAACGATAGAGCCAAACTAGAAAATGAAACAGAACAGGATAGAACATCAAATGATCAATTACCAATGCCAAATATACTAGGTACAGCAAATCCATTACAAGAAGCATTTAATACTCCAAATGCCTTGGGTATATCATCTACAAAATCAACCTACGGAAATGCTACTATAGATAGAAAAGAAACAATAAGCACAGAAGTAGGTGTAACAGTTACTAAAGTACTGAATAATGGTAATCTTATAGTTGAAGGCTCACAAGAAATGCTTGTAAACACAGAGTTAAGAAGAATAAGCATAAATGGAGTTGTTAGACCAGATGATATAGCTATGGATAATACAATTGATGCCAGCCAAATAGCTGAGTTGCGTGTAATGTACGGAGGAAGAGGCGTGATATCTGATATTCAAAGACCAAAAATAGGAAGCCAAATTCTTGATATATTAAGTCCTTTTTAA
- the pstB gene encoding phosphate ABC transporter ATP-binding protein, whose protein sequence is MSEKKTKKKEVIASVENLSLTYGVKNVLMDINMDIYPKTVTAFIGSSGCGKSSLLRCFNRMNDFIENCKVTGGLKIDGYDIYSKDVDVVLLRAKIGMVFQKPNPFMKSIYENVAYAPKLHGIHNKNGKIDTIIRKSLENVGLWYEVSDRLQDSAMTLSGGQQQRLCIARAIAVKPRILLMDEPCSALDPLATTSVENLIIELKKYFTIVIVTHSMRQAKKLADNVAYLHKGRLIEYSSTEEFFCNTKHEETKRYLSGEIM, encoded by the coding sequence ATGTCTGAAAAAAAAACTAAGAAGAAAGAGGTTATTGCATCTGTTGAGAATTTAAGCCTAACTTATGGAGTAAAGAATGTGTTGATGGATATAAATATGGATATATATCCTAAGACAGTTACAGCTTTTATAGGTTCTTCTGGATGTGGTAAAAGTAGCCTATTGCGTTGTTTCAATCGTATGAATGATTTTATAGAAAATTGTAAAGTCACGGGCGGTTTAAAAATAGACGGCTATGATATATACAGCAAGGATGTAGATGTCGTTTTGTTGAGAGCAAAAATCGGGATGGTTTTTCAAAAACCAAATCCTTTTATGAAATCCATATATGAAAATGTTGCATATGCTCCAAAATTGCATGGGATTCATAATAAAAATGGAAAAATTGATACAATAATACGTAAAAGCCTTGAAAATGTCGGTTTATGGTATGAAGTTTCTGATAGATTGCAAGACAGTGCAATGACACTTTCTGGTGGTCAACAACAAAGGTTATGCATAGCACGTGCTATAGCTGTGAAACCTAGGATATTGCTTATGGATGAACCTTGTTCGGCTTTGGATCCTTTAGCTACTACTTCAGTGGAGAATCTTATTATAGAATTAAAAAAATACTTCACCATAGTAATAGTGACTCACTCTATGAGGCAAGCAAAAAAACTTGCGGATAATGTTGCTTATCTACATAAAGGAAGATTAATAGAGTATTCTTCTACAGAAGAATTCTTCTGTAACACAAAACATGAAGAAACGAAGCGTTATCTTTCTGGAGAAATTATGTAA
- the dapB gene encoding 4-hydroxy-tetrahydrodipicolinate reductase, translated as MYKVGIVGSFGKTASNIVKMLFFSNSENFKLIAGCGVNYDSRDIGCACDINTDIVESRSVLELCQAVDLIIDFSSPDGLKSILDSLVVLENKILISGTTGHDLFEHMYTISQKNKIFWAANMSISVALLRRVSKDIAQKLDTEEYDIDIIEKHNRLKKDIPSGTAISVAEDILQSDERNSSGIKFYEPTNHEFARANGDIYISSNRSGGIIADIEVLFTNNFEQLSLAHRCLDRKLFAFNTLKIAKWIVDMPFGYFEMDDFVNNLV; from the coding sequence ATGTATAAAGTTGGTATAGTAGGGAGCTTCGGTAAGACTGCTTCCAATATAGTTAAGATGTTATTTTTTTCTAATAGTGAAAATTTTAAACTCATAGCTGGTTGTGGTGTTAATTATGATTCTAGAGATATAGGTTGCGCCTGTGATATTAATACCGATATTGTTGAATCTCGTAGCGTACTTGAATTGTGCCAAGCGGTGGATCTGATAATCGATTTTTCTTCTCCTGATGGATTAAAAAGCATACTTGATTCTCTTGTTGTTCTTGAAAATAAAATATTGATATCTGGAACAACAGGTCATGATTTATTTGAACATATGTATACTATATCACAAAAAAATAAAATATTTTGGGCAGCAAATATGAGTATTTCAGTTGCATTGTTAAGACGAGTTTCAAAAGATATTGCGCAAAAATTAGATACTGAAGAATATGATATTGATATTATCGAAAAACATAACAGATTAAAAAAAGATATTCCTTCTGGTACGGCAATTAGTGTTGCGGAAGATATATTGCAAAGTGATGAGAGAAATAGTAGTGGTATCAAATTTTATGAACCTACAAATCATGAATTTGCTAGAGCAAATGGTGATATATATATATCTTCTAATAGATCTGGTGGTATTATTGCAGATATTGAAGTGCTTTTTACTAATAATTTTGAGCAATTGAGTTTAGCGCATCGCTGTTTAGATCGTAAATTATTTGCCTTTAACACATTGAAAATAGCAAAATGGATTGTAGATATGCCGTTTGGTTATTTTGAGATGGATGATTTTGTTAACAATCTTGTATAG
- a CDS encoding flavin reductase, whose product MENDTMFFRRCLAKFPVGVAVIAGLNEGNPWGITVGSFNAVSLEPKLVLFSIENTAHRLQYITMGSSFTISVLNYKQVDVAKIFAGHDASKWPDKLISIGKTDCIVKKSSAYFDCTTYRMYEGGDHTIVVGNVKICDYFPDRKSLVFYEGKYNSL is encoded by the coding sequence ATGGAAAATGATACTATGTTCTTTAGGAGATGTTTAGCTAAATTTCCTGTTGGTGTTGCTGTTATAGCTGGATTAAATGAAGGAAATCCTTGGGGTATTACAGTAGGTTCTTTTAATGCAGTTTCGTTAGAGCCGAAATTAGTATTGTTTAGTATTGAAAATACCGCACATCGTCTTCAATATATTACAATGGGGAGCTCTTTTACTATCAGTGTACTTAATTATAAACAAGTAGATGTCGCCAAGATTTTTGCTGGACATGATGCATCAAAGTGGCCGGACAAATTAATATCAATTGGTAAAACAGATTGTATTGTTAAAAAATCTTCTGCTTATTTTGATTGTACTACATACCGTATGTATGAAGGAGGTGATCATACAATTGTAGTAGGTAATGTTAAAATTTGTGATTATTTCCCTGATCGCAAGTCTTTAGTTTTTTATGAAGGTAAGTATAATAGCCTCTAA
- a CDS encoding 4-hydroxybenzoate octaprenyltransferase — protein sequence MNDTKLFDSRKKIINYLNLIRFFNPVGTLLVFFPCLFQLFNLYCEIENFLLWFGFFLIGSFVARSAGCIINDIADRNIDINVERTKERVLVIKEVSIKEALFLMILLSAMGLGMLFFIGLKALLMGLLIGIGIICYPFVKRFFDYPQIFLGFIFNSGALFVTLAILGEITFQSVLLYIGCILWTIFYDTIYAHQDKIYDKELGLKSMALTTLGSNLDSLIKIFNLAILFWMISLLKFSDSVILLVPIAAILSFLHKRYVFAYLNIENPKSCSHYFTLTAYCIGPIISLLFLFSSL from the coding sequence ATGAATGACACAAAATTATTTGATTCTAGAAAGAAAATTATTAATTATCTGAATTTAATAAGATTTTTTAATCCTGTGGGAACATTATTAGTTTTTTTTCCCTGTTTATTTCAGCTATTTAATTTATACTGTGAAATAGAGAATTTTCTCCTTTGGTTTGGATTTTTTCTTATTGGATCTTTTGTGGCTAGATCTGCAGGCTGCATTATCAATGATATAGCGGATAGAAATATTGATATTAATGTGGAGAGAACAAAAGAACGGGTTTTAGTGATTAAAGAAGTTTCGATAAAAGAAGCGCTATTTTTGATGATCTTGCTTTCAGCAATGGGTTTGGGGATGCTTTTTTTTATTGGATTAAAAGCCCTGTTAATGGGATTATTAATAGGTATAGGGATTATATGTTATCCTTTTGTGAAGAGATTTTTTGATTATCCGCAGATTTTTTTAGGATTCATATTTAATTCTGGAGCTTTATTTGTTACTCTCGCTATTTTGGGTGAAATCACTTTCCAATCTGTTCTTTTATATATAGGATGTATTCTATGGACTATTTTTTACGATACTATCTATGCTCATCAAGATAAAATATATGATAAAGAGTTAGGGCTAAAATCCATGGCTTTGACTACTTTGGGAAGCAATCTAGATTCTTTGATAAAAATATTTAATTTAGCAATTCTTTTCTGGATGATTTCTTTGCTTAAATTTTCTGATAGCGTGATATTATTGGTGCCAATTGCTGCCATATTATCATTTTTACATAAAAGATATGTCTTTGCATATCTAAATATAGAAAATCCTAAAAGTTGTTCTCATTATTTCACTTTGACTGCATATTGCATAGGGCCTATTATTAGTCTATTATTTTTATTTTCTTCTTTATAA